A genomic window from Bubalus bubalis isolate 160015118507 breed Murrah chromosome X, NDDB_SH_1, whole genome shotgun sequence includes:
- the UTP14A gene encoding U3 small nucleolar RNA-associated protein 14 homolog A, with amino-acid sequence MNANQAAESNLLASNQQKELEDLPKDYPLSASEDEGDKDGERKHQKLLESISSLNGKDRQKLADRSEASLKVSEFSVSSEGSGEKLVLSDLLEPVKTSSSLAAVKKQLNRVKSKKTVELPLHREEIERIHREVAFNKSSQILSKWDSVVLKNRQAEQLVFPLSKPQSAFAPIEHVVNGWKAGTPLEQEIFNLLHKNKQPVTDPLLTPVEKASLKAMSLEEVKMRRAELQRARALQSYYEARARREKRIKSKKYHRILKKGKAKQALKDFEKLQKVNPAAALEELEKLDKARMMERMSLKHQNSGKWAKSKAIMAKYDLEARQAMQEQLARNKELTQKVRAASESEEEGEGQEEEEEPLVPDLVNGVQIKANGLNPWMFRNHFIDAKEAEVQKDLEDPAEPEAQETSESEEEKAVVEEETLLKEFEERRSLRQKSELNHMAEPVHRRVTKDPSSQEVLSDLRALCQKLSTENHQSGKQELSSARTAQREEPAREEEEPMLLQRPERARTLDELEELGREGCVENKELPRTAVEGLQLEKNLSNHIGAPKEKKRKEQMIDLQNLLTTKSPSVKSLAVPTTVQELEDEEERDQRQIIKEAFAGDDVIRDFLKEKREAVEASKPKDLDLTLPGWGEWGGIGLKPSAKKRRRFLIKAPEGPPRKDKNLPNVIINEKRNTHAAAHQVQVLPHPFTHHQQFERTIQTPVGSTWNTQRAFQKLTMPKVVTKPGHIIKPIKAEDVGYRSSSRSDLSVVQRNPKRLSIRHKEHLENNCVD; translated from the exons CAACCTTCTGGCTTCGAACCAACAGAAAGAACTAGAGGATTTGCCAAAAGACTACCCCTTGAGCGCCAGTGAAGATGAG ggggacaaagatggagaaagaaagcatCAGAAGCTTCTGGAATCAATCAGTTCACTTAATGGAAAGGATAG GCAGAAATTGGCTGATAGGTCTGAGGCTAGTCTGAAGGTGTCAGAGTTCAGTGTAAGTTCTGAAG GATCAGGAGAAAAGCTGGTCCTTTCAGATCTGCTTGAGCCTGTTAAAACTTCATCCTCATTGGCTGCTGTGAAAAAGCAGCTGAATCGAGTGAAATCGAAGAAGACTGTGGAGTTACCACTTCACAGAGAAGAGATTGAGCGG ATCCACAGAGAAGTGGCATTCAATAAAAGCTCCCAAATCCTCTCCAAATGGGATTCTGTTGTTCTGAAGAACCGGCAAGCAGAGCAGCTGGTTTTTCCCCTGAGCAAGCCCCAATCAGCCTTTGCTCCCATCGAACATGTGGTCAATGGCTGGAAG GCAGGAACTCCCCTGGAGCAGGAGATTTTTAATCTTCTCCATAAGAACAAGCAGCCCGTGACAGACCCTTTACTGACTCCCGTGGAAAAGGCCTCTCTCAAAGCTATGAGCCTGGAAGAG GTAAAGATGCGCCGAGCAGAGCTTCAAAGGGCCCGGGCCCTGCAATCCTACTATGAGGCCAGGGCTCGAAGAGAGAAGAGAATCAAAAGCAAAAA GTATCACAGAattctgaagaaaggaaaggccaaGCAAGCCTTAAAAGATTTTGAGAAGTTGCAGAAGGTCAATCCTGCTGCAGCACTAGAAGAACTAGAAAAACTTGACAAGGCCAGAATGATG GAGCGAATGAGCCTTAAGCACCAGAACAGTGGGAAATGGGCAAAATCAAAGGCAATTATGGCCAAATATGACCTGGAG GCTCGCCAGGCTATGCAGGAACAGCTGGCCAGGAACAAAGAGCTGACGCAGAAGGTCCGGGCGGCCTCTGAGAGCGAGGAAGAGGGGGAAggccaggaggaagaggaagaaccTCTTGTCCCTGACCTGGTGAATGGGGTGCAGATAAAGGCAAATGGACTGAACCCCTGGATGTTCCGGAATCACTTCATTGATGCCAAAGAGGCTGAGGTCCAGAAAGACCTGGAAGATCCTGCTGAGCCTGAAGCCCAGGAGACTTCtgaaagtgaggaagaaaaagCAGTGGTGGAAGAAGAAACTCTCTTGAAAGAATTTGAGGAAAGGCGATCACTTAGACAGAAGTCTGAGCTCAACCACATGGCGGAGCCTGTGCACAGACGTGTAACAAAGG ATCCTAGCAGCCAGGAGGTGCTGTCCGATTTGAGGGCACTGTGTCAGAAACTCAGCACGGAGAACCATCAGTCAGGGAAGCAAGAACTGAGTTCAGCGAGGACAGCTCAGAGAGAGGAACCTGccagggaggaagaggagccCATGTTGCTGCAGAGGCCAGAGAGAGCTCGGACTCTGGACGAGCTGGAGGAGCTGGGCAGAGAAGGGTGTGTTGAAAACAAGGAGCTTCCCAGAACTGCAGTAGAAGGGCTGCAGTTGGAGAAGAATCTAAGTAATCATATTGGCGCccccaaggagaagaaaaggaaggagcaaATGATTGATCTCCAGAACCTCCTAACCACAAAATCGCCTTCCGTGAAGTCCTTGGCAGTTCCCACAACCGTACAGGAGTTG GAAGATGAAGAAGAGAGAGATCAAAGGCAGATAATAAAGGAAGCTTTTGCTGGGGATGATGTCATCAGAGACTtcttgaaagagaagagggaagctgTGGAGGCGAGTAAGCCAAAGGACCTGGACCTGACTCTGCCTGGCTGGGGCGAGTGGGGTGGTATAGGCCTGAAGCCCAGTGCCAAGAAGAGACGCCG GTTTCTCATTAAAGCTCCTGAGGGTCCTCCAAGGAAAGACAAGAATTTGCCAAACGTGATTATCAATGAGAAGCGGAACACCCATGCAGCAGCTCATCAG GTGCAGGTGCTTCCACATCCATTCACACACCATCAACAATTTGAAAGGACCATCCAGACCCCCGTAGGATCTACATGGAACACCCAGAGGGCCTTCCAAAAGCTGACCATGCCCAAGGTTGTCACCAAGCCAGGCCATATCATTAAGCCTATCAAAGCAGAGGATGTGGGCTACCGATCTTCCTCAAGGTCGGACCTCTCTGTCGTACAGAGGAATCCAAAACGACTCTCCATACGTCACAAAGAACACCTGGAGAATAACTGTGTGGATTGA